A genome region from Deltaproteobacteria bacterium includes the following:
- the lptG gene encoding LPS export ABC transporter permease LptG produces MSFANASSFRIIPLYLSREFLRTFCLCLLFLWTLALLIDFFDRLDDFIRQDASIFSVLRYFFFKAPLFVSQMAPAAALTGSLLSLSLLSRSRELLALKACGVSTVQIARPLLSVAGILSVAIWGWNEVIVPPAFHKARVINSEEIKKKPFKGFFDERGFWYHGERVFYHIEHFDLHDKSLSGLTIYQLDDQFQVRSLAEVSRAVWKDGKWNCENFQERSFSNVQPIAGQLCHSLLRETPDDFAIVALEAEEFSSQQLRQYILDLQRKGLDTTEYQVDLYLKGALPIATLTMTLLGLSLAVPGAKQLTLTTSLGLALVIGFSYWVLLALSVSLGHSGALSPFLSAWIANSATCLVGVFFLLGVD; encoded by the coding sequence ATGTCGTTTGCGAATGCCTCTTCTTTTCGGATTATTCCACTGTACCTGAGCAGAGAGTTTCTCCGCACCTTCTGTTTATGCCTGCTCTTTCTGTGGACGCTCGCACTTCTGATCGACTTCTTTGACCGCCTGGACGACTTCATCCGTCAAGACGCTAGCATCTTTTCTGTTCTTCGTTACTTTTTTTTCAAAGCACCGTTGTTCGTTTCGCAGATGGCACCAGCCGCAGCCCTCACGGGTTCCCTCTTGAGCCTGAGCCTGCTCTCTCGGAGTCGCGAATTACTGGCATTAAAGGCATGCGGAGTGAGCACAGTGCAAATTGCGCGCCCGTTGCTCTCTGTCGCAGGAATATTAAGTGTCGCGATCTGGGGCTGGAATGAAGTCATTGTTCCGCCCGCATTTCATAAAGCACGGGTGATTAATTCTGAAGAGATCAAAAAGAAACCATTTAAAGGATTCTTTGACGAACGCGGCTTTTGGTATCACGGCGAGAGAGTCTTTTATCATATCGAGCATTTTGACCTGCACGATAAATCTCTTTCAGGTTTGACTATCTATCAGCTTGATGATCAGTTTCAGGTCCGATCTTTAGCCGAGGTCTCACGCGCAGTGTGGAAGGACGGAAAGTGGAACTGTGAGAACTTCCAAGAACGATCCTTCTCTAACGTTCAACCTATCGCGGGTCAGCTCTGTCATTCGCTCTTGCGCGAGACACCAGATGACTTTGCAATTGTTGCATTAGAGGCGGAAGAATTCTCCTCTCAACAACTCCGGCAATACATTCTCGATTTACAAAGAAAGGGATTGGATACCACAGAATATCAAGTAGACCTCTACTTGAAGGGGGCACTACCCATCGCCACGCTCACGATGACCCTTTTGGGGCTGTCTCTCGCAGTTCCTGGAGCAAAACAGCTGACGCTGACAACCTCACTGGGGCTTGCACTGGTGATAGGCTTTAGTTACTGGGTGCTTCTTGCACTCTCGGTATCTCTTGGTCACAGTGGCGCGTTATCACCATTTCTTTCAGCCTGGATAGCGAACAGCGCCACGTGTCTGGTGGGAGTGTTTTTTCTACTTGGTGTCGACTGA
- the rplM gene encoding 50S ribosomal protein L13: MKKETKTISRGTLLDARRWHIVDAAGKTVGRLATVVAAALRGKNNPAFSPHLDCGDFVVVINARQIRFTGNKLQDKIYYRHTEYPGGIRSTSAGQMLASKPEEVVRLAVEGMLPKTRLGRSMATKLKVYAGSEHPHRAQQPMELNVGE, encoded by the coding sequence ATGAAGAAGGAGACAAAAACAATCTCAAGAGGCACGTTACTCGATGCTCGACGATGGCACATCGTCGATGCTGCGGGCAAGACCGTTGGTCGCCTTGCTACCGTTGTTGCTGCAGCGTTACGGGGGAAGAATAACCCAGCCTTTTCTCCCCATCTTGATTGCGGGGATTTTGTGGTTGTGATCAATGCCCGCCAAATTCGCTTTACCGGGAATAAGTTGCAAGACAAAATCTATTACCGCCACACAGAATATCCTGGTGGTATCCGTTCAACGTCCGCCGGGCAGATGTTGGCGTCGAAGCCTGAAGAGGTGGTGCGCTTGGCGGTCGAAGGTATGCTGCCCAAGACACGCCTTGGACGGAGTATGGCAACCAAACTGAAAGTGTATGCTGGATCAGAGCATCCGCATCGCGCACAGCAACCAATGGAGTTAAACGTCGGGGAATAG
- the rlmB gene encoding 23S rRNA (guanosine(2251)-2'-O)-methyltransferase RlmB has protein sequence MHPHPRKKEKDCKSRRLYGWHPIREHLRARPQHVLELYLLPSLKGSALEALARQAHVPVRYETPAFFEDFTNGGVHQGAAARLQPFPYVLLPDLLAQEGELLLVLDGLVDPRNLGALLRTAEGAGVAGVVITESRSAPLSAVAEKTATGATAYLPITRVENLARALSTIRERGYWIVGLVQDAQQSLYELQLSHKIALVLGGEEKGLRQLTRQMCDCTVSLPMLGQVESLNVSAAGAIALYEFLRRRIPQRGGKNRTPEK, from the coding sequence ATGCATCCGCATCCTAGGAAAAAAGAAAAAGATTGTAAATCGCGACGACTGTATGGTTGGCATCCTATCCGTGAACATTTGCGTGCGCGCCCTCAGCACGTTCTTGAACTGTACTTACTCCCATCGCTTAAGGGGTCAGCACTTGAGGCGCTTGCTCGCCAAGCGCATGTCCCGGTCCGTTATGAGACCCCAGCGTTTTTCGAGGATTTCACCAATGGGGGAGTGCATCAGGGAGCCGCTGCTCGTCTGCAACCATTTCCATACGTATTGCTCCCCGACCTCCTTGCGCAGGAAGGAGAGTTGCTCCTGGTGCTCGATGGGCTTGTCGACCCACGTAATCTTGGCGCTCTCTTACGCACCGCAGAAGGCGCAGGTGTTGCTGGAGTGGTTATTACGGAATCGCGCTCGGCACCATTATCTGCAGTTGCTGAAAAAACGGCGACTGGAGCAACGGCGTATTTGCCTATCACTCGGGTCGAAAATCTCGCCCGTGCGTTATCCACGATTCGCGAGCGGGGGTATTGGATTGTCGGATTGGTCCAAGATGCACAGCAATCACTCTATGAGCTTCAGCTCTCTCATAAAATTGCCCTTGTCCTTGGTGGAGAAGAGAAGGGACTCCGTCAGTTAACGCGACAAATGTGTGACTGTACGGTCTCTCTTCCTATGCTGGGCCAGGTTGAGTCGCTGAATGTTTCTGCTGCTGGTGCGATTGCGCTATACGAGTTCCTCCGGCGTAGGATACCACAAAGAGGCGGTAAGAATCGTACACCTGAGAAGTGA
- the lptF gene encoding LPS export ABC transporter permease LptF: MGKILCRYIYRELATPFFFALLIFTIILFTVRILKLVELVVNRGVPLEQLLAIFLYILPAFFEVTVPMSLLLALLWSFGRLSSDREIVALKSCGISFLQMAVPVAVATLLVLCGTFFLTLYARPWSNAALRGVIYEVTKTRATAGLKEKTFNDEFAGVVVYTDEIHPPGTLLQGVMIADNRSAQKQNTIFARQGLVVVNEDNQLLTLRLFDGTVHSTEVSRKGYQTTHFSTYDLTLNLAAALTEMTQATAAPQELSLRTLQFVINEKQQNGERVNAELSEWHRRFSLPFSCVVFALLALPLAIRPAWGFRSHGFAISIAIIVAYYVLLTVGETLGKKGSLPPALALWLPNLVLGTVGIMLFLRTAQEKR; encoded by the coding sequence ATGGGCAAAATTTTATGTCGCTATATCTATCGAGAACTTGCGACTCCTTTCTTTTTTGCTCTGCTCATTTTCACGATTATCTTATTTACCGTCCGCATCCTCAAGCTCGTTGAGCTCGTCGTCAACCGTGGTGTCCCGCTCGAACAGTTACTCGCTATTTTTCTCTATATTCTGCCTGCGTTCTTTGAAGTGACAGTGCCCATGTCGCTCCTTCTTGCCCTCCTGTGGAGTTTTGGCCGGTTGTCTTCGGATCGAGAGATTGTGGCGCTCAAAAGTTGCGGCATTAGCTTTCTGCAAATGGCGGTTCCTGTCGCTGTCGCCACACTGCTAGTGTTGTGTGGAACGTTTTTCCTTACTTTATATGCACGCCCATGGAGCAACGCGGCATTGCGAGGGGTGATCTACGAGGTCACGAAAACACGCGCAACTGCTGGCTTGAAGGAAAAAACCTTCAATGATGAGTTCGCTGGCGTCGTTGTCTACACTGATGAGATTCACCCACCAGGAACGTTGTTACAAGGGGTCATGATCGCCGATAATCGGAGTGCCCAAAAACAGAATACGATCTTCGCTCGCCAAGGGCTGGTTGTAGTGAATGAAGACAATCAGTTACTCACTCTGCGGTTGTTCGATGGCACAGTCCATAGTACGGAAGTATCGCGCAAAGGGTATCAGACCACTCACTTTTCTACCTATGATTTAACGCTCAACCTGGCCGCGGCGCTTACGGAGATGACGCAAGCAACTGCCGCACCGCAAGAGCTCTCGCTTCGTACCCTACAATTTGTGATCAATGAAAAACAACAGAATGGGGAGCGTGTCAACGCGGAATTGTCCGAATGGCATCGCCGATTCTCTTTGCCCTTCTCTTGTGTCGTGTTTGCGCTGCTTGCTCTTCCCCTTGCTATTCGTCCGGCATGGGGGTTTCGCTCACATGGGTTTGCCATTAGTATTGCCATCATTGTCGCATACTATGTTCTCCTTACGGTAGGAGAAACGCTCGGCAAGAAAGGTTCTCTGCCACCAGCACTTGCACTATGGCTGCCGAATTTGGTACTCGGCACCGTAGGGATTATGCTGTTCTTGCGAACTGCACAGGAAAAACGTTGA
- a CDS encoding endopeptidase La, translating to MLFRNDKKDTRERGGSVRLPLLPLRDIIVFPHMVVPLFVGRQKSIKALEEAVANKRLVFLATQKDAKVNDPIPDDMYQVGTIGNVVQLLRLPDGTVKVLVEGKKRGRILRHLDQNDLFWIEAEEIEEAHNRGSDIDALTRTVNSTFENYVRLNKKIPPEMIMSVAAIDDPSRLADTIIAHLGVKLEDKQVLLETIDPAERLEKVLGHMRSEIEILEVERRIRSRVKKQMEKSQKEYYLNEQMRAIQKELGEKDEFKNEIQELEEKIRQKKMSAEARDKVEKELKKLKSMSPMSAEATVVRNYIDSLLSLPWYDYTEDRLDIQDAEKVLDEDHYGLEKVKERILEYLAVQSLVGQLRGPILCFVGPPGVGKTSLGKSIARATGRKFIRVSLGGVRDEAEIRGHRRTYIGAMPGKVIHGMKKAGSGNPVFLLDEIDKMSTDFRGDPSAALMEVLDPEQNTAFNDHYLDVDYDLSKVMFICTANALERIPRPLQDRMEIIRIPGYTEWEKLHIAKKYLLKKQRETNGLSEQNIDCPDSVLLAVIRSYTRESGVRSLEREIGTLCRKVAVEIVKKDRNARVRLTTKNLAKFLGPAKFRVSKAEQEDKVGVVTGLAWTDMGGEILATEVTVVPGKGKLTVTGKIGEVMQESAQAAMSYVRSRAEELGLDKDFYQKIDIHLHIPEGAIPKDGPSAGVTIATSLVSALTGTLVRHDIAMTGEITLRGRVLPIGGLKEKVLAAHRAGIKKVLFPEENVKDLQEIPAEVLKAIQVEPVSHVDEVLRKALLLDDPNSFLVRREADLAQAIYPPETAVPPSSSEIVTH from the coding sequence ATGTTGTTCCGCAATGACAAAAAAGATACCCGCGAAAGAGGAGGAAGTGTGCGCCTGCCACTTTTACCGTTACGAGATATCATAGTTTTTCCGCATATGGTGGTACCGCTCTTTGTTGGACGCCAAAAGTCCATCAAAGCACTTGAAGAAGCTGTTGCTAACAAGCGGTTGGTTTTTCTCGCTACGCAGAAAGATGCGAAGGTCAATGATCCAATCCCAGACGACATGTACCAAGTCGGTACGATTGGTAATGTTGTCCAACTGCTGCGCCTTCCTGATGGCACTGTCAAAGTGCTAGTCGAGGGAAAAAAGCGTGGACGAATTCTTCGCCATCTTGACCAGAACGATCTCTTCTGGATTGAAGCTGAAGAGATTGAGGAAGCGCACAACCGCGGCTCCGACATTGATGCGTTGACTCGAACGGTCAATTCAACATTTGAGAATTACGTTCGGCTCAATAAGAAAATCCCACCTGAAATGATCATGTCGGTTGCGGCTATCGACGACCCCTCTCGCTTAGCGGACACGATCATTGCTCATCTGGGTGTCAAGCTTGAAGATAAACAAGTACTCCTCGAAACGATCGATCCAGCCGAACGCTTAGAAAAAGTGCTTGGTCATATGCGGTCGGAGATTGAAATTCTCGAAGTTGAGCGACGAATCCGTAGTCGGGTCAAGAAGCAAATGGAAAAGTCGCAGAAAGAGTACTATCTCAACGAGCAGATGCGAGCGATCCAGAAAGAACTTGGTGAGAAAGACGAATTCAAGAACGAGATCCAAGAACTTGAGGAAAAGATCCGACAGAAGAAGATGTCCGCCGAAGCCCGAGACAAGGTCGAGAAGGAACTCAAAAAGCTGAAATCAATGTCGCCCATGTCCGCTGAAGCGACGGTAGTGCGAAACTATATAGATTCTCTCCTTTCTCTGCCGTGGTATGACTACACCGAGGATCGACTTGATATCCAGGATGCAGAAAAAGTCCTCGATGAAGATCACTATGGGTTAGAAAAAGTCAAAGAACGTATCTTGGAGTACCTTGCAGTTCAAAGCCTGGTTGGCCAATTACGTGGGCCGATTCTCTGCTTTGTTGGTCCTCCGGGAGTTGGAAAGACCTCGCTTGGGAAATCGATCGCACGTGCCACCGGCAGGAAATTCATTCGTGTGTCCCTCGGCGGAGTACGAGATGAAGCTGAGATTCGTGGCCATCGACGAACCTACATCGGTGCGATGCCAGGAAAAGTCATTCACGGCATGAAAAAAGCCGGCTCTGGAAACCCTGTCTTTCTGCTTGATGAGATAGACAAGATGTCCACCGATTTTCGTGGTGATCCCTCGGCGGCGTTGATGGAAGTACTCGATCCCGAACAGAACACCGCTTTTAACGATCACTACTTGGATGTTGATTACGACCTCTCCAAAGTGATGTTCATCTGTACAGCAAATGCGTTGGAGCGTATCCCACGGCCACTGCAAGATCGTATGGAGATTATCCGTATCCCTGGATACACCGAATGGGAAAAGCTCCATATTGCCAAAAAATATCTGCTCAAGAAACAGCGAGAAACGAACGGTCTCAGTGAGCAAAATATCGACTGCCCAGACAGTGTCCTCCTTGCCGTAATCCGTTCGTATACCAGAGAGTCTGGCGTACGTAGTCTGGAGCGCGAAATTGGTACGCTGTGTCGAAAAGTAGCGGTTGAAATTGTTAAGAAAGACCGTAATGCACGTGTCCGTCTGACGACGAAGAACCTGGCGAAGTTCCTTGGTCCTGCAAAGTTCCGAGTCAGTAAAGCGGAACAAGAAGACAAAGTGGGAGTTGTGACTGGTCTAGCGTGGACCGATATGGGTGGTGAAATTCTTGCCACTGAAGTGACAGTTGTTCCGGGTAAAGGCAAGCTCACAGTGACAGGCAAGATCGGCGAGGTAATGCAGGAGTCGGCGCAGGCGGCAATGAGTTATGTTCGTTCTCGTGCGGAAGAGCTTGGTTTAGACAAAGACTTTTACCAGAAAATCGACATCCACCTACATATTCCTGAAGGAGCAATTCCGAAGGATGGACCATCAGCTGGAGTGACGATTGCCACGTCGCTCGTATCTGCGCTCACAGGGACCTTGGTACGTCATGATATTGCGATGACTGGAGAGATCACACTCCGTGGCAGAGTCCTGCCCATCGGCGGACTCAAGGAGAAGGTCCTTGCTGCTCACCGTGCGGGGATCAAAAAGGTCCTATTCCCTGAAGAGAATGTAAAAGATCTGCAAGAAATTCCTGCTGAAGTTCTCAAAGCGATACAAGTAGAACCAGTCTCTCATGTAGATGAGGTCTTGCGTAAAGCCCTCCTCCTTGATGATCCGAACAGTTTCTTGGTTCGTCGCGAAGCAGATCTCGCTCAAGCGATATACCCTCCTGAGACAGCGGTCCCGCCTTCATCTTCAGAAATTGTGACTCACTAA
- the rpsI gene encoding 30S ribosomal protein S9, whose amino-acid sequence MAERRTEYWGTGKRKTAVARVRLFSGNGNYEVNQQPLSSYFGRETGQMIVQQPFAVTQTEGQYDLIANVQGGGNSAQASAIRHGVTRALLKANPDFRSPLKKAGYITRDSREVERKKYGKHKARKRPQYSKR is encoded by the coding sequence ATGGCTGAAAGAAGAACAGAGTACTGGGGTACAGGGAAGCGGAAAACGGCGGTTGCACGGGTGCGGCTTTTTAGTGGCAACGGAAACTACGAGGTCAACCAACAACCCCTTTCATCGTATTTTGGCAGAGAAACTGGCCAAATGATTGTGCAACAGCCTTTTGCCGTGACACAAACAGAAGGTCAATATGATTTGATCGCCAATGTACAAGGTGGCGGTAACTCTGCCCAAGCCTCTGCGATCCGTCACGGTGTGACCCGTGCATTGCTTAAGGCGAACCCAGATTTTCGTTCGCCACTAAAGAAGGCTGGCTATATTACCCGCGATTCACGCGAAGTGGAACGTAAGAAATACGGGAAACATAAAGCGCGAAAACGGCCACAATACTCAAAACGGTAA